The following proteins are co-located in the Camelina sativa cultivar DH55 chromosome 12, Cs, whole genome shotgun sequence genome:
- the LOC104734010 gene encoding uncharacterized protein LOC104734010, with protein sequence MFHGLNTNQRCKSDFLAFKTDISKAYGRVEWLFLEAVLCRLGFDDKWTSWIMWCVSSVSYQVLLNGQPPGSIVSEQSFRQGDPLSSYLVILCPEVLLANIKKAKREEKMIVSSFVRQRRLNVKNVMEIIDHYGKASGQEDNLAKSSILFRKKVPGQVREQQLKTVIRISKEGEMGSYLGIPKNLQASRNKAFSYVRDRLDDRMNGWSDLTFKLTSAISNFWWSSNDKDRGLHWVAWDKLCDEINNGGLGFRALDKFNDVMLAKQYWQLIQFSNSLFARVLQGRYFWNKHPLLAKKPHSPSFDWKIIYSTKDLVMQGARWLVGTGTNISVWRDPWIPDQYPRPANGRDRNITGFQGTQLEPYEVINQAASDKLFWEDAQSPVVVATGTSDPLDLVAPLVPPV encoded by the exons atgtttcatgggttAAATACTAATCAACGGTGTAAATCGGATTTCTTGGCTTTTAAAACGGATATAAGCAAAGCTTATGGTCGTGTAGAATGGTTGTTCTTGGAAGCGGTTCTTTGTAGGTTGGGTTTTGATGATAAATGGACCtcatggattatgtggtgtgtcaGTTCAGTTTCTTATCAAGTTCTTTTAAATGGCCAGCCGCCTGGTTCTATTGTCTCGGAGCAGAGTTTCCGTCAAGGGGATCCTCTTTCTTCGTATTTGGTTATACTTTGTCCAGAAGTTTTGCTTGCTAATATTAAAAAGGCTAAGAGAGAGGAAAAG atgatagtctCTTCTTTCGTAAGGCAGAGGAGGCTGAATGTAAAAAATGTTATGGAGATCATTGATCATTACGGTAAAGCCTCTGGTCAGGAGGATAACCTTGCAAAATCCTCTATCTTGTTTAGGAAAAAAGTACCAGGACAAGTTCGAGAGCAGCAGCTTAAAACAGTCATTAGAATTTCTAAAGAAGGAGAAatgggttcttatttgggtATTCCTAAAAATCTTCAGGCTTCACGTAATAAGGCCTTCAGCTATGTCCGTGACAGGTTGGATGACCGGATGAATGGCTGGTCG GATTTAACTTTCAAGTTAACGAGTGCCATTTCTAATTTCTGGTGGAGTTCCAATGATAAAGATAGGGGCTTACATTGGGTGGCTTGGGACAAGTTATGTGACGAAATTAATAATGGAGGTTTGGGATTTAGAGCTTTGGATAAATTCAATGATGTGATGCTGGCTAAACAGTATTGGCAACTGATTCAATTCTCGAATTCTCTGTTTGCTCGGGTGTTGCAGGGTCGGTATTTTTGGAACAAACACCCTTTACTGGCTAAAAAGCCTCATTCACCGTCGTTTGATTGGAAGATTATTTACTCGACTAAGGATTTAGTAATGCAAGGTGCAAGGTGGCTGGTGGGAACTGGCACGAATATTTCGGTGTGGCGTGATCCGTGGATTCCTGATCAATATCCTCGTCCTGCGAATGGGAGAG ATAGGAATATAACAGGTTTTCAAGGTACACAGCTTGAACCATATGAGGTGATTAATCAGGCTGCAAGTGACAAATTGTTTTGGGAGGATGCTCAGTCTCCGGTAGTGGTTGCTACAGGGACTTCAGATCCTTTGGATTTGGTAGCTCCCTTGGTGCCTCCGGTTTAG
- the LOC104732912 gene encoding uncharacterized protein LOC104732912: MDEDAAVITFGTPEMMNKEEDGCSPRGDSTGKAMASKPKEKKIPHYLRASTGSCHDLCKYGKRQVPLEKPWRSTTKKIFKKDLDYDLNETLKPGSSKLKKKVMEVEKNKVTDDSSEVIKREVVKYQVSGGMKKPEVLIIPSGVDETPVKQMKKKTTLSSKLKPLPDLGSRSSGNVDALKPKILKKSYSALATSKSKVNHGKVAASPVLKPKMGAKSGGKEEDTKIKKATVSSRVVSKKAPVTPRPRASLSPRISVRLAGNSSLRKSQSLKASSSSSSRQNQKPRPVINCTDESDKQLDDYPVEEKTLHVVEMETTDNVVSETDQNQQGFVEPFLPPLPPTQSTQNDEECTVSETEEYEYTSGSNEADTVDEEIEMANGEKKPRAARKEGDSADEAARKLRFRRGKVVDADAVGESARKLKFRKGRGLGEDKAQDAQVRRSFKKREDIKEEEVDENGEKVVLRHQDVQEKDAQGLFNNVIEETASKLVEARKSKVKALVGAFETVISLQES; the protein is encoded by the coding sequence ATGGACGAAGATGCTGCTGTGATAACATTTGGAACGCCTGAAATGATGAATAAGGAAGAAGACGGTTGTAGCCCGAGAGGAGACTCTACAGGGAAGGCAATGGCTTCAAAGcctaaagagaaaaagatcCCTCATTACCTCAGAGCATCAACTGGTTCGTGTCATGATCTGTGCAAGTACGGGAAGAGGCAGGTACCTTTGGAGAAACCATGGCGTTCGACTACTAAAAAGATCTTCAAGAAAGATCTTGATTATGATTTGAATGAAACTTTGAAGCCGGGTTCTtctaaattaaagaagaaggtgATGGAAGTCGAGAAAAACAAGGTTACTGATGATTCTTCTGAGGTAATTAAAAGAGAGGTTGTGAAGTATCAAGTGAGTGGTGGGATGAAGAAGCCAGAGGTATTGATAATACCATCCGGTGTTGATGAAACTCCTGTgaagcagatgaagaagaaaacaacattaagtTCCAAACTTAAACCTTTACCAGATTTGGGATCTCGTTCATCTGGAAATGTTGATGCCCTGAAGCCGAAGATCTTGAAGAAATCATATTCAGCACTAGCAACGTCGAAATCTAAAGTAAACCATGGAAAGGTTGCTGCTTCACCAgttctaaaacccaaaatggGGGCTAAAAGTGGAGGGAAAGAGGAAGATACAAAGATAAAGAAGGCTACAGTCTCCTCTAGAGTTGTTTCAAAGAAGGCTCCGGTGACTCCAAGACCAAGAGCTTCGCTTTCTCCAAGAATATCAGTAAGACTAGCCGGGAATTCAAGTTTGAGAAAGAGTCAGAGCTTAAAggcttcatcttcctcttcttctcgaCAAAATCAGAAACCAAGACCTGTGATCAATTGCACTGATGAATCTGATAAGCAGTTAGATGATTATCCAGTCGAGGAGAAAACATTGCACGTTGTTGAAATGGAAACAACTGACAATGTCGTCTCTGAAACTGATCAGAATCAGCAGGGCTTTGTTGAAccgtttcttcctcctcttccaccGACTCAATCAACTCAAAATGATGAGGAGTGTACTGTTTCAGAAACAGAGGAGTATGAATACACTTCAGGAAGCAACGAGGCTGACACTGTAGACGAAGAGATTGAAATGGCCAATGGAGAGAAGAAACCAAGAGCGGCTAGAAAGGAGGGTGATTCTGCAGATGAAGCCGCTAGGAAGTTACGTTTCCGTAGAGGAAAAGTTGTGGATGCTGATGCTGTGGGTGAGAGTGCAAGGAAACTCAAGTTTAGAAAAGGAAGAGGTCTCGGGGAAGACAAAGCGCAAGATGCACAAGTAAGGAGAAGCTTTAAGAAGAGGGAagatatcaaagaagaagaagtcgatgAGAATGGTGAAAAGGTTGTGTTGAGGCATCAAGATGTTCAGGAGAAAGATGCACAGGGACTATTCAACAATGTCATTGAAGAAACAGCGAGTAAGCTCGTTGAAGCTCGAAAAAGCAAAGTTAAAGCTTTGGTTGGTGCTTTCGAAACCGTCATTTCTCTTCAAGAATCTTAA
- the LOC104734009 gene encoding uncharacterized protein LOC104734009 — protein MGYEKIDACVNDCCLFRHQLPELDNCPKCNSSQWKINTRTGEVKKGIPQKVLRYFPIILRLKRMFRSEEMAKDIRWHFTNKSTDGKMRHPVDSVTWDQMNEKYQSFAAEERNIRLGLSTNGFNPFHMKNVNYSAWPVLLVNYSMPPDKCMKEENIMFTLLIPGPTQPGNNIDVYLEPLIEDLNHLWEKGELTYDAFSNTTFTLRAMLLWTIQDFLAYGNLAGCKVKGKIGCPVCGKHTDSLWLSNCRKHVYMSHRKSLPPRHVYRGKKAWFDGKSERGRRSRILTGHNIYQIFKNYKNDFGNVRVTGRNRKMKDCVDSPSDTDDESEEEEEEVDEEELSRWKKRSILFKLPYWKEMSVRHNLDVMHVEINVAASLVATLKDLHPQVREKRTYLPPAPWSLSKTEKKVFCKRLFDFRGPDGYCSNISRCIKMEACTVKGLKSHDYRVLMQQLLLVAIRGLLPKGVRIAIGRLCAFFNHLCQRVIDRETISVIEHEIVETICMFERYMKVMKDFVRNTARPEGCIAEAYLAEECMRFYSDFLKKTINADEELDRNADYENCSILEGRPISAATSFPLTDNERNIAHLAVIHNMAFLDPYVEYVVLSRVSLIPINSDHHEDILKWLAYGPRHCARSYTGYIVIGNQFHTILVDRQTQNSDVLHEATTMCRASAKDNSPMVDVVSYYGRVVDIILLDYNVFYIPIFWCQWAKIGNGVKEEDGFTLVNLNQSQVSFAKDPYILASQGKQVFYSRVDESSSWYVAIRGSTRRYSVEDAESGNADVGPLPVSVNMDADDLVDEARNARSDCERIYV, from the exons TTCTTCACAATGGAAGATTAACACAAGAACTGGTGAGGTGAAGAAAGGTATTCCACAGAAAGTACTTAGGTACTTTCCGATCATTCTACGTCTCAAGAGAATGTTCAGGTCAGAGGAAATGGCAAAAGACATACGATGGCATTTCACTAATAAGAGCACCGATGGAAAAATGCGTCATCCCGTGGATTCTGTGACGTGGGATCAAATGAATGAGAAGTACCAGTCATTTGCTGCAGAAGAAAGGAATATTAGGCTTGGACTCTCCACAAATGGGTTTAATCCTTTCCACATGAAGAATGTTAACTATAGTGCATGGCCTGTTTTGCTAGTGAATTACAGCATGCCACCTGACAAGTGTATGAAGGAGGAGAACATAATGTTTACATTGTTGATACCTGGTCCCACTCAACCTGGAAACAATATAGATGTGTATTTAGAACCCCTGATAGAGGATCTCAACCATCTGTGGGAGAAGGGAGAGTTAACGTATGATGCATTCAGTAACACTACATTCACGTTAAGGGCAATGCTTCTCTGGACCATACAGGATTTTCTGGCATATGGAAATCTAGCAGGCTGTAAAGTAAAAGGTAAAATTGGTTGTCCTGTCTGCGGGAAACACACAGACAGTTTGTGGTTGAGTAATTGCAGAAAGCACGTATACATGTCTCATCGGAAGTCTTTGCCACCCAGACATGTTTATAGAGGAAAGAAAGCATGGTTTGATGGTAAATCTGAGCGTGGAAGAAGAAGTAGGATTCTGACTGgtcataacatatatcaaatattcaaaaacTACAAGAATGATTTTGGAAATGTAAGAGTAACTGGAAGAAACAGGAAGATGAAAGATTGTGTTGACTCTCCGTCTGATACTGATgatgaatcagaagaagaagaagaagaggtagatGAAGAGGAGCTATCCAGATGGAAGAAGCGCTCAATCTTATTTAAATTACCTTATTGGAAG GAAATGTCGGTCAGACATAATTTAGACGTGATGCATGTGGAGATAAATGTTGCGGCTAGTCTGGTTGCTACACT GAAGGATTTGCATCCCCAAGTCCGTGAAAAAAGAACATATCTTCCTCCAGCTCCTTGGTCTTTGTCCAAAACTGAGAAGAAAGTATTCTGTAAGCGTCTATTTGACTTCAGAGGTCCAGATGGCTACTGTTCAAATATTTCAAGATGCATTAAGATGGAAGCTTGTACCGTCAAAGGACTTAAATCACATGATTATCGTGTgttgatgcaacaacttcttctggTTGCAATTAGAG GTTTGTTACCTAAAGGTGTAAGGATAGCTATTGGACGCTTATGTGCTTTCTTCAACCACCTGTGTCAGCGAGTTATTGACAGAGAGACAATTTCTGTAATCGAGCATGAAATTGTGGAAACTATCTGCATGTTTGAGAG GTACATGAAAGTTATGAAAGACTTTGTTAGAAACACCGCAAGACCAGAGGGTTGTATTGCTGAAGCATATCTCGCTGAGGAATGCATGCGATTCTATAGTGATTTCTTGAAAAAGACAATAAATGCTGATGAGGAACTCGATAGAAATGCTGATTATGAGAATTGCTCTATACTGGAGGGTCGTCCTATATCAGCAGCCACTTCATTTCCTCTTACTGACAATGAGAGGAACATAGCACATCTTGCTGTGATTCATAATATGGCCTTCCTTGATCCTTATGTAGAGTACGTTGTTTTATCAAGAGTCTCTTTG atACCTATCAATTCTGATCATCATGAAGATATACTTAAATGGTTAGCATATGGTCCTCGTCATTGCGCAAGATCGTACACGGGTTACATAGTCATTGGCAATCAGTTTCATACAATTTTAGTTGATAGGCAAACTCAGAACAGTGATGTATTACATGAGGCCACAACAATGTGTAGAGCTAGTGCAAAAGACAATTCTCCAATGGTTGATGTTGTGTCCTATTATGGCAGAGTGGTGGATATTATACTGCTTGATTACAATGTCTTCTACATTCCTATATTCTGGTGTCAATGGGCAAAAATAGGTAATGgagtaaaggaagaagatggcTTCACCCTTGTCAATCTTAACCAAAGTCAAGTTTCGTTCGCAAAAGATCCATACATACTAGCATCTCAAGGAAAGCAAGTGTTTTATTCAAGGGTAGATGAATCATCGAGTTGGTATGTAGCTATAAGAGGTTCTACAAGAAGATATAGTGTAGAAGATGCTGAATCTGGAAACGCAGACGTTGGGCCATTGCCAGTATCAGTCAACATGGATGCAGATGACTTGGTTGATGAAGCTAGGAATGCCCGATCTGACTGTGAACGGATTTATGTGTGA